The DNA window tttcaCTTTGCTATATAAAATgtggctaattttttttatcacccaGCTTTTGGCATGCTTGGCGAAGGAAATGTGACCAGAAACGTTATTATACGAACCAAAGAAGCCTGCATGATACATCCTCCATCCATATTGAGTTTGGTATGCACGCACTACATCTAATTCCAGCTATCATGCATGAACTCGCAATCACCTGGACGGCTGGACGGGTTATTTTACTTAGGTGTTGCACTTGCATCTCCTTTGTTCTGGAAGCCGGTAAATTGGCTTTGTAGGCCTTATGTTATTAAAGTTAAATTCTTATCATAGTCCTCTATGTGACTTGATTAGCCATCGGCCATGATTTCAGAACCTCTTGATCTAATGCTGTATGGATTTTACATCTATCATTAATTTAGTTGCTTTTAGGTAAACCGTGTCCTTGCACGCGTTTGATCACGCGGTTCATGGCATTTTTGTTTCACAGGTGGGTCACTCATCAACGTTGTGGGTGTTGACTAAGCAAATGAGCACAATTATATATGAACATCTGCCTGGAAAAAAAACGTGCAGAAATGGTGTAGACTGTAGAGGAACTCATGATTGCTAACCATTGTGGCTATTTTAacttggtattttttttctaagactGCATGGGACCAACCTTACTACCTACCTTCACCTTTATACTGGTACATTAATAAGGTTGTCATTATACACCTCACAATGGAATAAATTCAGTCTTCCACTAAGCAGCACAACAGGTATAAAGTCACTCATCGACATCATCTTGGCCACCGAAGCCAAAGAGGTACCAGAAATCAAGCTTGAAATCAAGTTTCTGAGCACTGAAGATTGAAGAACTTGTGGAGTTTGGAGATGAGGATCTCTGATGCAGCACTTCCTCTGCTCCTACTTGTGTTTGCTGTGGCCACTCTCGTGCAAGCTTACCATGGAAACATGACCCTTCCATCCACCGCCACGCTTGCTGGTTGCAAAAGAAGCTGCGGTGATCTGACCTTCGACTATCCCTTCGGCACTGGATCATCACATTGCTTCAGGCAGCCCGACTTCGAGCTCATATGCGACGACACCACATGGCCACCGAGGTTGTTATTCAGGAATGGCACCACTGAGATCGTCGATTCCCCTGTTGCTGGTAAGATATCATATACTATTGATTCAATTCAGGATCCAACACTAACTTCAGATAAGAGATAATAAGCTATTGGGATGCCAACCTAAAAATTTATTGAGTTCAGATTTTAGTACTTCTGATAACAGATAACCCCCGCCTTTTATAGGAATAAACATGTTTAACACAAGGTAGGCCTGGGTTACATTGGTTATCGTTCCGAATGTAGGCCTGGGTTTCAAGGAAACCCCTATGTCCAAGATGGTTGTCAAGGTTataatctctctctttctcagaCAGGAATTTGTTGCCTTTTCCAATAGTACAGGATTTCAATTCAGtgaaagtaaacatgcattctCTATTCCCACTTACAATTCATATTGACTAGCCAATTCATATTGACTAGCCACTAGGACAGAAGACATGACATTGAGAAAGTTATCAATATTGTTTCAAAAACAGCTCTGATCTTACCAAGATGTTGCAGATATTGATGAATGCTTGACACCGGGAAAATGTAAAGGGGTATGCCAAAATACCATAGGAAGTCACCGTTGCATGGCCTGCCCTGATAGAACACAATATGATACCACAACAATGCAGTGCACCTCAACAAAAAGACAAAATCTTATATTAGGTGAGTCCTATACACTATTGATCTCAAAATACATATGAATAGAGCAGAACAGGGCTACCTGACTAATGAGCATATTAACTGCAGGTACTGTCATTGGGCTTAGCTGTGGCTTTGGCATCCTATTTGTCAGCTTAAGTACAATGGTTTTCATTCGAAGATGGAAAAACGACATACAAAAGCAACTACGAAGGAAACATTTTAGAAAGAACCAAGGCCTTCTCCTGGAACAACTGATATCTACACATGAAAACGCAAGTGAAAAAACAAAGATTTTCTCTTTAGATGAGCTAGAAAAGGCAACTAATAACTTTGACCCTACACGTATCCTTGGTCATGGAGGGCATGGTATGGTGTACAAAGGCATTTTATCAGATCAACGCGTGGTTGCAATAAAAAGGTCTAAGCACATTAAGGAAGGTGAGATCAGCCAATTTATTAATGAGGTAGCTATTCTCTCCCAAATAAATCACCGAAATATAGTAAAACTATTTGGATGTTGTCTTGAAACCGAGGTCCCACTATTGGTATATGACTTCATTCCCAACGGCTCATTATTTGATATCCTACATTCTGGTTCAACCAGCCATTTTTCTTTGTCATGGGATGATTGTCTAAGAATTGCCGTGGAAGCTGCAGGAGCACTCTATTACCTCCATTCCGCAGCTTCAGTATCGGTCTTTCATCGTGATGTGAAATCCTCCAATATACTTTTAGATGCAAACTACACTGCTAAAGTATCAGACTTTGGTGCTTCAAGATTGGTTCCAATTGACCAAACTCACATTATCACGAATGTTCAAGGCACATTTGGTTACCTAGATCCGGAGTATTACCATACCGGGCAGCTGAACGAGAAGAGTGATGTATATAGTTTCGGTGTGGTACTTGTGGAACTACTACTCAGGAGAGAACCTATTTTCACAACGGTGACAGGATCAAGGCAGAACTTGTCCAACTACTTTCTTTGGGAGCTGAAGGCAAGGCCAATCAAAGAGATAGTTGCAgctcaagttcatgaagaagctACTGAGGAAGAGATAAAATGTGTTGGTTCTCTTGCAGCAATGTGCTTAAGGCTCCGAGGTGAAGATAGACCTACAATGAAGCAAGTTGAAATGGCTTTACAGTTCTTGCGAACAAAAAGGTCTATGTCATGCCATGGTGCACCAGAAAATAGTGATGAGATGCAACCATTGCTACACAGAAGGTCTGAAGTTAGTTGTGAGTCATTGGCTATTAACTTGGGTGTCAATGCTAATCCTGAGACTGGAAATAGCCACAAATGCTATAGCTTGGAGCAAGAGCTCATTTCATCTATTGGACTGCCACGCTAAGTCGCTAAGAGCTGCTTTATACATAATCTGAAATCCAACCTGATTTGCGAAGGAAACAATGGATGTTTTTCAATTATAAACAGTTCTCAAATATGTGCATCAACTTCTGAATCAATGTGGCCAAGCATTTTTATTAGATTATAATCCCAATAAAGGATTTACATCTTATTTACGGAGTATCATATATGCACAGTAAACCACTTACGCTTTTGGTGTATTAGATCATAACATGCATGTACTTCTTTCTAGAGAAgattgcattttattttatcatgTATGCTACAAAAGTTTCGTCCCCACAGGCAAATTGAGTGATGCATGCATCTATGTGTGAAATGGTTGGAAAATACTACTAAAAGTACTATATGAAATGAATTCAACACAAGAGTCTGGGTAACACTACTTATGCAGCTCTGCCACAGCTATCTGCAGGCTCCTTCAAGGTCTGACATTTTCTACCTCTAGCAATCTCCTCATTCTTATCTACATTTTCCACGATTTGAAACATCATACGATTACTAAAATTGACGAAATAACCAACGAACACTCTCCATTTGATTATTAGGTTCCATAAGAGATCAACAACTACATACGCCAGACCAATGTAAAGTAGACGGACAACTAATCAGAGAGGGTCAGCATACCTTGAAGTAAACAAGAAAATCCCATTCAGAAGGAACGCTGTGCATGATGGTGGCATGGAAGCAACCATTCCTCAATCCGGCAATAAGAGAATGTTCCCAAAAAAATCCATCCTCATTTCCCCACCAGCAGAAGGATGGGGGAACCGAATAAGGCACAGCAGGACGATCCGAGGGATCCTCGCAGCAGCCTGGGAGACATGAGGGCGAGCGATGGAGAGCGCATGGATGAGCAAAGGGCAGAGCGGCCACGCCCACATACTGGAATCGGATGATTTAGCAGGtgaaagggaggggagggaagagcGGTGGTGGGTGGTAGCCCATGGAGATGGTGGCCGACCTcatggcggcggagctcgggaggcggcgccgttcCGCCGGTGACCACGAGGGGAGCCCAGGGtcggaggaagacgaagggcACCGGGTGGGCCGTGGGCCGAGGCCTAAGAGTCTGGTGTATCGCGAGAGAATGAGGTGGGCTGGATGGCAGTAGAGGGACCCAGATGAATACTAACTTTGAGATATTTAAgtgtgtgtttggttcacggtAAGGTTGGATGGGATATGGCGTCCATATTTTATTCGATATGGCGGTctagtttttttgtttggttgtgtgAATATAGCGATccatttttttgtttggttataGAGACgaaggtggatttggtgatccaattttttgtttggtttgagaGAGTAGTGTGGATCTGTAAGTGTGGTCACCTCTCACTTGAGATAGTGAATATATCCCCCatcaaattaatacataatacAATTTTACACCACTACCtccattataaatacacatagagaaaagaaaaaaaaaagacaaaaaaaagcaGGGCCAGATCTGgggctcgccgcctccgcctcctcctcccgccggccgtcgctcgcctcctcccactgccgcttcctcctcccgccgacgcGGCGCTTGCAGCccgcatcatcgtcgtcgtcgtcgtcatcgccgggTTCTCATCGTCGTCACGGCGGTGCTCATCTCCCGCTCCGGATCTCCAAGCTCGCCGCCATTCCCTGTTCCCGCCGACGCGACTCTCGCCACCGCGCCCTTCTACCGCCAACGCGACGCTCGCCGCTGCTCCCTTCTACCATCGACGCGGCGCTCACCAGCCGCAACGcctcatcgccatcgccgtcgtcatcactGGGCACGCATTGGCGTCGTCGTCACTTCTCTCTCCATAGACGTGACGCGACCGCTCATCCAGCTCGTCTGTCGCTCGGGCGGCTGCATCCGGCCGAGTCGGCCGGATTCCCCTATCTAGCATCTGAGGGGAAAATTCCCCTCCGGACCGTCCCATCCAGTCTTTGCCCAGCAACCAAACACCCACCAAAAACAGGCCACCATGTCCTATCCACCCAAATCCtcccatccaaacacaccctaagtaatGTTTCTTTtggatggaataagttcactctaggTTCCTTAACAGGACATCGAGTTTCAATTGTGTCCTTGAACCGCAACACTAGATATAATGTACCTCTCAACTCGCAAAACCAGTACAAACAAGTTCCCAAGGTGGATTTTGATGGTGGTTTCGGCTGATGTGACACCTACGTGGCTAGTTTGACTTGGTTTACATGTGACATGGCGTTTAATGTAGCACAAGCATGAAGCAAAAGTTAgcaatttaaaatataaaaaaatatatggtcccacatgcCAGTCAAAccaaaagattaaaaaatagtagaacccacatgtaagtggccCTCACTTCCTCCACCTgaccctctctcttctctatctccttcGGGCGGTTGCACTTCCTTCCCCCAGAATGCGGGCGGCGGTGGATATCGAGCTTGAGCGTCGGCACCGTCTCCCTCCGGTGCAACCCTCCATGTGAGTGAGAGCCTGTCAACCCATTCGCAAGAGGTGGCAATGATGGTGGGTGGCCAGCAAGAAGGAGGTCACAGTTGTCCTTGGTAGCAGTGGAGGATAGGACACAAACGAGGGAAAGGGACAGGTTTGGGCTGCTTCTTCGTCAAGCTTGAGTTGTGCCACCTTGTTGCAATGTCGCTAAGGTCGAGCTACGACACCAGATTCAAGGGAGTGAGCGTCTTCGCCAATGTCGACGCTCCAACGTCTCTCCCTAAATCCTTCTCCCCTTTTCTTCAAATCGAGACGCCTCAATGATGCTTCTCCTTCTCCGGCTTCCACATGAGGGTCTTTGGGCTACTGTCACGGACAATCACCTCGTGGCTGGAGGAAGCGTCGATGAGAGAGTAGCTGAGGGGAGTCTAGCTAGGCAGAGCTTGCGGAGGAGAAGGGAGGCGCCACATAGGCTGAACCGGAGCAGGGACGACCGAATCGGTGGAAGAGTagctcctctcttctttttcctcctcctcatcctcctccctgTCTCTGCACCGCAGGTTACGAGGAGGCGCTATTGCGGCATGCGGAGGAGCGTGACTTGATGGTGCGCATGCGGCACCGCATCCATGCCCATTTTGGGAACACCATACCAGCACCCTCGTCCTCGATTAGTTAGAGTGGCTTGGCCTCACGACCTATGCGGTCGCTGGCTCCGGCATCATCACTGACGTTAGCTAGCAGCTGGCTGGAGGGGGAGAAGCCGAGATTGTGAAAGGAGTGGAGTATGGCTAGGAGAAGCCTACTTAGATGCGGGCCCATGCTTTTCATTTGTTTTCCTGTGACTGAAATGCTGGTCCTGGTATGTTTTTTCTAATTGttgtgccacgtcagatgaaaaCCAAGTTAAACTAGCCATGTAGGTGTCACATCAGCCGAAACCGCCATCCAAATCACCTTGGGACCTCGTTTGTATTGGTTTTACGAGTTGAGAAGCGTGCTATGTCTGGTATTGCGGCTCAAGGATGCAATTCAGACTCGACGTAAAGTTGAAGGACCCTgactgaacttattccttcttcGAATTTTGTCTATTGCAGAATATTTGAAGGATTTGAATTGGGAATTGAATTCAGTTTTGAAATATGAATTCATAGGAAACAAGAGAATTTGATGAGGGAGCTTCATTACGAAATTTTTGGATCGATTTGGCATTATTGATTCCTAGCCTAGGGCACACAATGAATTAAGaataggaaaaagtccaaataccccCTAAACTTTAGATGGAAGTCCGTCTAGCACCCTGAACTTTAGAACCGGACATCCAACCCCTTAAATTTTGCAAACCGTTCATATTACTCGCTAAGGTGGTTTTGGATTGTggttttgcaaaatttaaaagcTTAAACGAACAActttaaataactaatataatatatttgcaTATCATCAGTTGTAAGCCAtcaatttatacatatacaatGATATCATACTATATTATTATGTTGGTCTTTATTATTAAGTGAGAGTTAACAACTAGTAAAAAGAAAGTTTTAACGGggattttaatatatatgtccaatgtatatGCCTTGTGATCGAACTTatccaatatatatacaaattagataaaaacaGCTATACAAAACCATCTTAGGGGGTAATATGAATAGTTTTGCAAAGTTTATGGGGTTGGATGTTCGGTTTTAAAGATTAGGGTGCTAGATGGACTTCTATCTAAAATTTAGAggggtatttggacttttttctTAAGAATGAACCAATTTTTGCAATTGAACCTTCtgttttttattgtttatttaaCTATTATATACCCTGGAAACCCCGTGTTATTACACGGATGCTGCATGAAGACCTACCACTTAGTTAATAAATAAAAACCCTAGCAAATCTGCACACCAATATGCAgacatattttgataattttgctctTGCAAAGTAACTAAACACCACACGTCAAGCGCGCACACCTGGAAACTTTGCTTCGCCATTGTTTTGATTACTTTCTGAAAACATATGTTTCGGCCTTGCTGCAATTATAATATCTTGGTTCACAAAAGAAGGGAGAGTTTTAGCTTAAATAATTAAGTTGGTTTGGGCACACATCAAgacagcattttttttttcatactctTTGTGTTGGATGGATGCAAAGTAATTGATGCATGTCAACAAAAAGTttcttcgaaaaaaaaaaggttggaaCAGGATCAATTCAGCCGGATGATCTAGTTACCGTAGGTTCTCAACCAGTGGTTAAACAGTGTGCACGCGTTGAAAGAGTCCAAATAaatactctatccgtttcaaaatataagagattttgggtgaatgtgATATATTCTGTGACTATAAATTTAGACTCCACCCACGGAGtcacggagggagtactacggaTAATATGTCCACATAGACCATATTCCATGTGTAATACACCACTGACAAACTCCAGTTTCAGTACATCCTATTGGATAACtcgttctttttattttatatcatCACCATACAATCTCAGTTGCAACCTTCCTTTGTAACTTATTTTCCAGGAAAGTTAGAACTTTATTACAATCACTTAATGAGCACAAAATGTTGAATAGCCAAAGGGGCAGGGCATTCACCAGCCAAACCTCTGAGCCAGTGCATCAACAGGGGAACCGCTCCCATCAACTGCTTTCCATCGTTTGCACTGTTCAATTATCATAGCTGCTAGAGACAGGCCTTCACAGGTAACAAGCAGTGAACTCTCTTCCTCCACGGGATGAGCAATGCAGGAGTAATCTACtagggccgagtttagttccaaaatttttcttcaaacttccaacttttccatcacatcaaaactttcctacacacaaactttcaacttttccgtcacatcgttccaatttcaaccaaactttcaattttggcgtgaactaaacacaccctagttTCCAGGAAGACAATTTCACACTGCAGTCACTATCCTGCAGTATGACATGAATCCAATAACAAGCTTGCTATCTACATTTACCATTGGTGTTCCTTCCAGGCGACTTCCACGAGTTCGGAAATTTTATGTGTCTGTGAGCAATAGacgacacatatataaaattgctAAGGTTGCTGTTCTATTAATGACTTTGTAAAAACTGCTAAAAGAATATTCTACAACATATTTCGGTAATCTAAACTAATCTTCAAATGTAAACATGTGTCTAGTGTTCTTTTTACCTGTCAAAATCATGTGCATGAACACTAGATCAGATGACTCCCACAATCAAACTATTCAACTCCCTGCTCCATGGGTTAGAAACTCAGAATACTTACTTTGCAGCTGGTTGGCACTTGGTTCCCAACACTGTCAGCATCCAACGGTGACATGGTGGAAAATGCGCTTGCCGTGTTCATTAGTTTGCTTTGGACGACTGAATGGCTTATATAGTAAGAATATTGACTGACCAGGAGACAGTTACTGGCTTCAATTGGCTACTTTCAGTGTTGGACAAAGGTGAGAAGATGCTTCCAATATAGAGCCATATATTTCCCAGTCAGTCAACGGTTGTGATTGAAAGAATGGATGCCAGGTGGAAAGAGACAGCAAAATTTTGGTTCACATGTAAAATTAATAGTGGAACTGATTGAAGTGACATACCTGATACCGATCCTCGTCGCTGTAAGTAGTCTTGCAGTAATCTTGACAATTTTCTTTAAAGACTTAGTATTGACAATCACTGCCTGTTTTACATTTCCCAGTGGCCGCTGTGGCCCCGTCCAGACTCCAGATGCTTATAAAGCAGCAAGACCATGACCAGATATGGATGAAAACCCATTGTTTATTCATTCGCAATGCTTCTCCGGTTCTCCCACATATTTCCACAGCTCAAGCTCTGAAACTTCTCTAGGGCAACAACGCTAAGCACTATCAAGATGATTGACATGAGCCCCTTCAGTTCAGTGGTTCCTCTGCTCCTATTCGTCTTGTTTTCTGCGGTGAATCCAACTGTGAGATCATCCAGCGTGCCAGGAAATCAAGGTATCAACAGCACCATTCTTCCTTCTGCGGCCACTCTGGATGGCTGCCCACGGAGCTGCGGCAACCTGAGCTTCGACTACCCATTTGGCATCGGTTCTGGCTGCTTCAGGAACCCAGACTTCAGCCTCACCTGTGACAACACCTCACAACCACCTAGGCTCTTCCTCCAGGGCAGCACCACAGAGGTTGTTGATGATATTGATCCTATTACATATGGTACCCCCTACTTCATGAGTGTCGATGTCGATTTTTCCCAAGCCATCTCCATGAGACCAGGTGCCAACACTTACAACATGTCATGGAATGCCCCTGGGAGATCTTTTGCTCTTGACTATGCTGTTCTAAACATCACGGGCTGTGACTTTGATATATACCTGATTGATCAAGACAGAAATAGAGGTGTTAGGCTTTGTACAGTTACATGCCCTGACAAAGAAATCACGGAGAAGGTGGCCAGACAGAACTGCAATGGTACAGGCTGTTGCACCATCGAGTTAGATACTAGACTCAGCGccttccaattcaaatttgtccACCACGGAAGAGGTGAGCTCGAGGCACGCACTAACAAAAGCTCCCTATGGGACAGGATCAACATTACAACTGTCGATGCAAGCCTTTTGTGGAGTATTGTGGATCAACCAACATGCGCCAGCACGAGGGATAATAGGACGAACTATGCATGCATCAGCAGCTACAGCAAGTGCTATGATAACCATATAACACCTGATCTTGGTTATCTATGTGGATGTGATAGTGGATATTCAGGGAACCCATACGTACGCAATGGTTGCCAACGTGATAACGGTAATTTACCCCACTTTGAAAACTATATGCagctgcacaaaaaaaaaaaactttatgcaCATGAAtaaatgttcttttttgttgaaaaataaacgttaaatgttcttttttgttgaaaaaagtgttcttgtttttctttggtTTTAGGTAAAGTTTTGATTAAGCATGGGGAGAGCTAGATCTAATTCAAAATGTTCTCCTGTAAAACAAAAAGATCttgacaaaattatatatttagttaTTTACAGCACATTAAAACATGTACCGACAAAAACTTGTGCATAACTACACCTAAGACAACTTCCTTTGTTCTTTTATGCAATACGCATAACCATATTTTACACCTTTTTCTGTGCACAAACTATAACATATTGTACAAGATTAGTTTTACCCAAAACTTAGGTATAGCTACACTCGTTGTATTCTTAGAAAGCCTGTAATCAGAAATATACACATAATTTTGTTATATCGACAATACAAGATAAACCATTTTCTTAGCTGATAGGACATTACCtattcaaacaaatttactTACAAGCATGttaatttcatataaaataggATATATTCCAGCTCAACAGAAGGCAAACTGCTCCCGATCCTGTGGGAACATCAGTGTTCCATTTCCTTTTGGCTTAGAAGAAGGTTGCTTTGCAAGGAAGCTATTTCAGCTCAACTGCACAAATGCATCATCCTCTAGCCTCCAATTTGATGATGAACATCAGGTGGCATATATAAATATCAGTGAGGGTCTTGTGGGCATTAGATATACATCTTGGTATGAACAGCTGGAATTTAAAGTGTATGTACCTAAGCAACCAGATCTCTATGTTGGTTCTGGCGAATCATCCTCTGTGAAATGGGCTGTTGCCAATCTAACGTGCCTAGAGGCAAAGCAGAACTACTCTGGATATGCATGTGTTAGCATCAATAGCACATGCTTGGGTGTAAACTCTACAGATGGTTACATTGGTTATAGATGCCAATGCTTGCCTGGCTTTCAAGGAAATCCATACGTCCAAAATGGCTGTGAAGGtactctctctcacacacactccaGTATTTACATTTAACTGACTAATATGTGTGCTTATAAAACTAAGAATGGATCTGCTCATCTAAAATTTTTAAAGGGACTTCAATAGTGGTACTGGTACAGAAAAAATAACACAAATTTCATGCCTTTATGGTAGATCTTGATTATAACAGTTTTGGGTATGCTATTTGGATATATTTTACATTGTACTGACAAGTAGTCCTAGGCAGCAGAAGCACCTAAGCGAGGCCAAGGCCATAAGGATTCCCAGCTTGGCTATATTCATGCATGAAACTTTTATGTTTTCTAATAacttatacattaaaatattattcTGGAAACAGTGTTTTTCctagaaaatatattcaacattCTAATTCAGATCCACGATCATTGCAGAAAAATACCGAGAGAAATTCCAATTCTTACGAACCCCTGTACAGACATGAATACTATGAAAACTTGTAGCACACATCCCTCTGCATTTTACAAACTGTAGTTAATAGCATTATACTGCTGTTTTTTTAGTACAATTCTCTGTCGCTTAAGATTCTGTTCCCACATAAAAGCAGAACATCTTTTTTTTGGTCCATATTTTCCAGGAACAAACAACAAAACTACATTCTGTCAAGCATTTTATCTAAAGTTCACTTGAAATagcaaaaatatgatttttttttatcctccTCTCCAATTAGGGAACTCATAACTCTCTTGAGGTAATCTAGGAATGTTTTACTAGTCATCAACCCGTGCTCCTACATGGCTAGGAGTACTAAATATCACCTACTCCTACATGATATGTTTGAAGTTGTATTTCTGTCAGTATTTCCAACATTAAGGAACATATACATTCTTCAATCATGTTAAGTAAAATGCCTTGATCTACGGGACTTAAAAGCTGTAgctattttctattattttttgaaaaaaaactggaaCTATTTTTAGGGGCATAGGCTGGGTTCCAATAAAACACCATAGTTGGTCTACATAATCTGTTTCATTGTTGCATGTGTTCTTTAAATAAATACTAATTTCTAATCCTACATTCCTACTGGAGTCCAAACGCATGCAAACAATGGTCTTTGCTGTCAGGATTCCAATTGGGTCAAATATGTATACACTTGGATTCAACCTATCATAAAGATATTTTCCTTTTAGACTAAAGTGAGAATCTCTGTATTTTTCACCTCACTAAGGTGAGCGCTTCAAGGAGGGCCTAGAAAGAAATATGTCTCCAACGCAGCTGTATCATGTTCCAAATTAACATCTGCCCCATCTTACTGAACTGTGGTTGCAGATATTGATGAGTGCAACACCCTGGGCATCTGTAAAGGAGTATGCCATAATACCATCGGAAAATACTATTGCACTGATTGTCCGTATAAAACACAGTATGATAGTATACAAATGAAGTGCACTTCAACAGGAAAGCAAAATATTCTGCTAGGTGAGTACTATGCGAATGTTAATTTGACAATGAATATGAATAAGATAATTCATAGCCAATTAAGGGGCATACTGCATAATACAGGTATCATTATTGGGCTTAGTGTTGGTTTTGCCATTCTACTTGTCAGCTTAAGTGCAACATTTATCAGCCGTAGATGGAAAAGGGACATCCAAAAGCAACTACGTAGGAAGCATTTCCAAAAGAACCAAGGCCTTCTCCTAGAACAACTTATACTATCAGATCAAAATGCAACTGACAAGACAACGATTTTCTCTTTAGAGGAGCTAGAGAAGGCAACAAACAACTTTGATTCTACACGTATCCTTGGTCGTGGAGGGCATGGCATGGTGTACAAAGGTATTTTATCTGACCAACGTGTGGTTGCAATAAAGAGGTCTAAGCACATTGAAGAAGGTGAGATCAGCCAATTTATTAATGAGGTAGCTATTCTCTCTCAAATAAATCACCGGAATATAGTAAAATTATTTGGATGCTGTCTAGAAACCGAGGTGCCACTGTTGGTATACGACTTTATTCCCAATGGTTCATTATTTGGTATTCTACATTCTGGTTCAAGCAGTGATTTCTCTTTGTCATGGGATGACTGTCTAAGAATTGCAGTTGAAGCTGCAGGAGCTCTCTGTTATCTCCATTCGGCAGCTTCAGTATCAGTCTTCCATCGTGATGTCAAGTCCTCTAATATACTTCTAGACGCAAACTACACTGCTAAGGTTTCAGACTTTGGTGCTTCGAGATTAGTTCCCATTGACCAAACTCATGTCGTAACAAATGTACAAGGCACATTTGGCTACTTAGATCCAGAGTATTACCATACCGGGCAGCTGAATGA is part of the Oryza glaberrima chromosome 4, OglaRS2, whole genome shotgun sequence genome and encodes:
- the LOC127769415 gene encoding putative wall-associated receptor kinase-like 16, with the translated sequence MRISDAALPLLLLVFAVATLVQAYHGNMTLPSTATLAGCKRSCGDLTFDYPFGTGSSHCFRQPDFELICDDTTWPPRLLFRNGTTEIVDSPVADIDECLTPGKCKGVCQNTIGSHRCMACPDRTQYDTTTMQCTSTKRQNLILGTVIGLSCGFGILFVSLSTMVFIRRWKNDIQKQLRRKHFRKNQGLLLEQLISTHENASEKTKIFSLDELEKATNNFDPTRILGHGGHGMVYKGILSDQRVVAIKRSKHIKEGEISQFINEVAILSQINHRNIVKLFGCCLETEVPLLVYDFIPNGSLFDILHSGSTSHFSLSWDDCLRIAVEAAGALYYLHSAASVSVFHRDVKSSNILLDANYTAKVSDFGASRLVPIDQTHIITNVQGTFGYLDPEYYHTGQLNEKSDVYSFGVVLVELLLRREPIFTTVTGSRQNLSNYFLWELKARPIKEIVAAQVHEEATEEEIKCVGSLAAMCLRLRGEDRPTMKQVEMALQFLRTKRSMSCHGAPENSDEMQPLLHRRSEVSCESLAINLGVNANPETGNSHKCYSLEQELISSIGLPR
- the LOC127770770 gene encoding wall-associated receptor kinase 1-like encodes the protein MAYIVRILTDQETVTGFNWLLSVLDKVAAVAPATTLSTIKMIDMSPFSSVVPLLLFVLFSAVNPTVRSSSVPGNQGINSTILPSAATLDGCPRSCGNLSFDYPFGIGSGCFRNPDFSLTCDNTSQPPRLFLQGSTTEVVDDIDPITYGTPYFMSVDVDFSQAISMRPGANTYNMSWNAPGRSFALDYAVLNITGCDFDIYLIDQDRNRGVRLCTVTCPDKEITEKVARQNCNGTGCCTIELDTRLSAFQFKFVHHGRGELEARTNKSSLWDRINITTVDASLLWSIVDQPTCASTRDNRTNYACISSYSKCYDNHITPDLGYLCGCDSGYSGNPYVRNGCQRDNGYIPAQQKANCSRSCGNISVPFPFGLEEGCFARKLFQLNCTNASSSSLQFDDEHQVAYINISEGLVGIRYTSWYEQLEFKVYVPKQPDLYVGSGESSSVKWAVANLTCLEAKQNYSGYACVSINSTCLGVNSTDGYIGYRCQCLPGFQGNPYVQNGCEDIDECNTLGICKGVCHNTIGKYYCTDCPYKTQYDSIQMKCTSTGKQNILLGIIIGLSVGFAILLVSLSATFISRRWKRDIQKQLRRKHFQKNQGLLLEQLILSDQNATDKTTIFSLEELEKATNNFDSTRILGRGGHGMVYKGILSDQRVVAIKRSKHIEEGEISQFINEVAILSQINHRNIVKLFGCCLETEVPLLVYDFIPNGSLFGILHSGSSSDFSLSWDDCLRIAVEAAGALCYLHSAASVSVFHRDVKSSNILLDANYTAKVSDFGASRLVPIDQTHVVTNVQGTFGYLDPEYYHTGQLNEKSDVYSFGVVLVELLLRREPIFTTVSGSKQNLSNYFLWEIKVKPIREIVAAYVHEEATEDEINSVASLAEKCLMLRSEDRPTMKQVEMTLQFLRTKKLNSCHATPENDAEMQQLLQRRSEASREQLAIDLGHSANSGSRNSQKCYSLEQEFISSVGVPR